Genomic window (Vigna radiata var. radiata cultivar VC1973A chromosome 1, Vradiata_ver6, whole genome shotgun sequence):
AATGAGGTTTCAGCACttacttttaattgattttccatttttgcctttatttatattatattttccctctgtacatttcattttttaatttaaaaataaaataaatacaattaaaatatgttCTTAATGCCACGTAATTTAAAGTTATAGTGTGAACATTTTAGGTAACATTTTTTAACGAAAGTTTGATTAATTTAACGGAAAACCTTTAAATAAGGATTCAATTGAGatcttgaagaaaaaagaaatctaaTTAAGATTCTGGACGAGAATAGAAAcctattaaaacattaaacctagactttatttatttatagcatttgttttatgttttatggtACAAGAATACGGTGAATCCAAATAAGATGTTCATGGAAGCTTTCAGATCAGAACATGAGCCTAAATCTATAGAATGCTGAGATCATTGATGACATCTCCGGTAACACCAATATCAACAGGATGTgaacatgaaaaatcaattttaaaaatttgaatatatgtcaatttttttttttgtattaaactatctgttttgaatttataataatatttggtaAATTTATTAGAATCAATCTATACtgcaacaaaaataataataattacaaacaggatttgttttattcacaattttttctaatcttactttttaagtgtttttttaatttaacattttctaaattaaataagtataaataatttataaattaaataaaaaatatttataattaaattgtaaaaattatttatatctttttaatgattataattttatcaattattattattataaaaaaagtaaatacatattttcacaaacgataataattaaatttgttaggaTAAAATTATCTAAGTATACATAATCAAATAAGTTTGTTAAATACTATAGGAAACCATATCCTAAATGCTGAATGTTACTCAAATATAACTTTGCCTAAACTTTTATGCACATATGCCTAAACACCTCTACACGTACAATGCTTAAACTTTAAGAAATGTCTAGCGCTTCAAttcatgtataaaataatattttttgtcaattgtgctgtaatttctttttcccatgCACATCAAATAAGTATAaacttttattcaaaaattcTACATCTAACATAAAAATCAGAATTACAAACAATCAAAATTGGTATGAAAGCTTAAAAATCCATTATATATggatacaaatttatatataaaatgatcgTAAATAATgttacatataaatttattcatgtAACACATACGATTTTTTTACGAAAAATTCTATATTTAATTGCATAtagaaaaatttgtatgtaattacaattttataattttttttggattacATCCAAATTTTgaatacttatatataaataatattttagataaaattttcatttaaatgtaTCAACATTACATACAAAAATATCAGTAAATAAAATCTATATGTAActcatctttatatatataatatcaacaTTATCTATAGATAAAAGTCTGTATATAAATATCGATagataaatattatctttttttatataatattgttttgtttatctgattaatgtataaaaagagtaatttaatgtataattctAAACTCATCGaatgtaaaaaataacttatctaATATTTTATGTCATCTAATCAATTCAGGGATCgaacattagaaaaaaaaaaaaaagtgacaattttataatagaactaaaatatattacGACTTGTTTTAACAAACCTatcatatcataataaaatcatgttatgatattaaaacacatgcaaaccttcttccatttcattttgaaaGTTCATTCTCGAACTTATTTTCGAACCCGTCTTATTTTCGGGCACACTCGTCTGAGAGCTTCCACGCCGCGCACACTCATCCGAGCCTCCACGCCGTCGTCGTCGTCTCCCGCAGGACCGTAAAAGCTGTTCTAAGGTAATGTCTACCCTAATCCACAAAACTTTCTATTTCTCCCTTTCAATAGTTTGGGGGTTTGATTGCAGTTTGGGGGTTTTCCAACACATCAATTTCTGTATGTGTGTTCACGTTCGTGGTATTTATTTACACTCGAATATGAAATTTTCACTTCAGAGAAGTTAGATCCAAATTTAACGGTATAAAATTTGTGATTCTGTAATTGGATGATCCCCGCTTGCCGTTAATTTCATATTGAAGTTCAGTACCCCGTATTTGATTCTTGATATTTAACCTTGTAGAAAATTGCAGACAAATGTGTTAGGTTTTAATATGTCCAGAATTGAATACGTGTAGCAATAACTCTTTTTGCTATTGATGTTGGTAGTATACAAATATGATTTCAGATTGGGGACGAATGGAAACCAATTGGCAGCTGTGGCATTCTCCAGATTGCAAAAGCAGATTGCTAAAGACGGTAGAAAACCTAATACGGTGTCCAAGGGAATGCCTAAGAAATCGATTTCTAGAAAAGGTTCTGATGCTGGAGCCTCTGGCACAATAGGAGGTACGAAAATGGTATATAAGTCTGGTGTTTTGTACTTTTGTGTTTGAAGGATGAGGACTGAGAAGAGCTTTTTGTTATCATTTTGTGTGGATCTCACTGCCCGTGCAAGTGAAGGACAAATTGATCCAGTTGTTGGCCAAGAAGTTGAAGTTCAGAGAATATTTCAAATAGTATgcaggaaaacaaaaaaaatcccATTCTTCTTGGTGAAGTTGGGGTTGGAAAAACTGCTATTGCGGAGGGCTTGGCACTTCGCATTGCAAAGACAAATGTATAGATCatggttaaaattttaatccatGTTGACCTTGTTGTCTCTCCTATAAGACATTCTCCCTCAACTTATGAAGTTTTAAATTCAGTTAATTATACTATTACTCATCTCATCAGGACATAGATACACCTTGGCatttagtttagtatttctAATTTCAATTCCCTAATCAAACACATTATTATACGGATTGGCTAAAATAGAATTGCATCATATTATATAGCATTGCATTGCAGGTGAGTTCTAATCAAACCTGGGttcaaaaataattgatgttgGCAGTGTCAACGAGTTGGTGTGGCCAGCTGTGGGAAAGGAATTATATTCACAATTTCGTGGGAAGCCATCAATAATCTTCCCTCCCCTCAGGTTGTCCTTAAACCTAATTTCTTTCCCTgtaaatttcatgaaaatagATAATATCTTATAAAATTCAACTTCTCTTATATATAGGAAGAAGCAATTGTTTTAACCATTCCATTTTGGGTAGAGGGGTAAGATTATTATTCCATTTTATACTTCATTTCACTGGTATGCTTACTCCTTCAAGGAAAACAAAGAGTTGAGATtaattttctacaaaatatttttaatattatattatattatataaattctgTTATATGGAGTTTACGAAGTTTTTAGCTTTTTGGGGAGATAAATTCAGCCATTcaattttatatgaatattcaagaataattttttaaaatcaattttaatctaGATGTATATGCATTCTATGGGCACTTTGCTTTGTGTTCTGCAGACAAAGCGTGTGATGTCCTTGGATATAGCCCTCTTAATGGCGGGAGCAAAAGAAAGAGGAGAGCTAGAGGAACGTGTTACAAAGTTGATAAAAGACGTAATAAAGTCAGGTGAATACTGTAATATGAAAGAATGTATGATAGTTTGATGAACACGTGCTTGACGTGCTAGAAGAGGATTGTGGATTTATTTTTTCCTTGTCTACTTTTTGACTGTATTTCTCTTTCTGAATATATGAACCAACTGTGTCCTTTGACTTTTGAACATAGTGAATTTTTCTCGTTTTGCTTTGCTTCTATTCTCATCtactcattattaaattaaattatgctGACTATAATCACTGTTTTAacttttgaaacatcaccacaACTAAATGCTATAATAATTCTTGTTAAAACTGCATTAGCCTCTTTAAAAATCTGGGCTTGAATGGAATTGTTTATCCTACTAAGTATCCTATCTATGTTTCCAATAAATGTACATCTCTTTAAATTTCCTCCTTATTGGTGTGcctaaaagattaaatatgcaTGCGATATCAATCAGGATACAACCACCTTGGTTATAATTGTAACTAAAGgataaatatttctatattgTTACTTGGTTGATCTGTGACCATTCCCAATGGTTATGTGCTTGTGGTTCAGAAATGTTCGAGTGCCTTATGTTATACTTGtgctttttctctcttgttcttgAAGGAATGGTTTTTACTAGACTATGAGGTAGCactttgtatatataatttccCTAACTAATCATATATACAGCGAAGCGAtactaaactaaattaaatcttGACATATGTTGCTTCAAGCTTAAGCAAAACTTCTTAGTTGCTGAGTATTTATAGATTCCATTACCCACACTATTTCTCATCCTTTCTCCTTTGCtttctataaaaaatttcatatttataactATCCCTTCACATCAAGAGGAATTCCTGGGTCATTATTTTTAACATCAAGAAGTTTCAGGTTAGcaaatttgtgaattttttagAATTCTTTTCTCATTGTGAACTCCATATCATGCAATTGTAATTTTATACCTTGCACGTCTGTAGGTTACGGATACTCCGGGCCTGCTGAGGAGGCATGATGGTAATCAacatttcatttgtttttatcagTTTTCTAGTTATActgatttttcttatttgtgAATGTTATATTTCCAAAGTTTTTATTGGGGAATTTTTTTTAGTCCATTGGTTTTGGGATCAGTTTTCCTAAGAGGACGGGTATGGTATATATCATAATACTATGGGTTGTTGGAGGATCTTAGACCTCCTATATCCTTTAAGGTAGCTCCAATAAATCACAGTTTGTGATTatgaaaaaatcaaataaaattgatgtgggGTAAAGTAATAGAagaattattaacttttttttttcaatcattttcttcattattaattaaaactacTTGTTTTTTAACATCTACTTTTAGTAAATTGTTTATAGTAGATTAAATTGATAAAAGCTATATTAACTGAGTTTTAGATAGAAATGATgaagtgtaaaaataaaaaattataaattgatctctGAAAAATTGGTGCCCtcacaataaatttataaacacaAATTTCATAGAATTGAGTTATTGAttgttcattttgtttttattataaagaataaaatggcACTTGATATTAGGTAGAATTTAAGTTTtactcataaaaaaattaaaagtttattaatgATGGAAAAATGTTATATGCAAAAATACTGAGTTAAAACATGtacttttgtttaaaaaaaaataaaaatcttttctttaaatttgagTGTTTTTATATGAAACCAATGATCTCCTAAACATAAATATCTCAAGTcatctctttttttatattgtttattttatttttattcaaaagacTTTTAACTTATCTCGaatttgtaatatttctttttaaattttgaattataattcagagttatttgttaaaacataaggaatatttttaatatgtaattaggtaaaaaaaaaatctaatacaagttaaattgattttgaatcaaaattaaaaatgagaaaatgcaatgataaaaaaatttgagttTACTTAATCAAATTTGAGTTTATTAAAAGATCTATTTCAGCATGTTTAGCACTCATTTCAtactattttaaacttaaaagcaTTTTATAAATACCACCATAATATTTATTTGCGATTAACAAAAACTTATGTGACCATGATAAAATAACTCATATATTCGTGTTCAATCTCCGATgagtaatgatattttaacataaattatattgatttaataatttattatagaaataaaatagtaaaagaagataaacttttattttgaagtgttatcatcacattttttctttaacttacAGGAGAAATTCTAcctttcttcatattttcttttttaaacatttttttttttacttttaagctTTCTTCatcacctttttcttcttcgaGCACTCTCTTTACATTTTGTGTAATATTGATTCATATTTCCTCACGtttaaattcaagaaaaaaatataatagacaTTGTTCCTATCACATTTAAGTTTCACAGTTGGGGTGAAACATAGTTTAAATatacattctttttcttttactttctaaaacttcttataaaaacaaaactgaaacaaaatttcatattttaaaataaacaatatcttAAATATGTAATGTATTAAGATATCCGGACGGTCACCTCCTGACGGTCGGTGAGTAGTACTATGATTGACCGACTATGCTCGGTTAACAAACTTTTAACTGTGATTAAGGTAAAATGGGTGATTGGATCTAAATTAAGGTTCGTTAATCTAAAATCTATaacgaaaactataaatatatgtcAAATGTAAGAGATAAATACTCTcatttattatacatttattattacaCCCATATTATTATAGGACAAATTCTAACATCAAAGAACCTCTGACATATACATCTCCGAACATCAAACAGGAGATTGAAGATTAGAGCAGCAActcaaacatataatattattcaacAGACTTAAAAACAAAGCTAATAGTATTTACTGTgcatattaaacaataaaataataaaggagaATAGAATACCTTTTAGATATATAGGATCAATAAAAACAACTTGATAGGGTGTAGAAGGAAATAGCCACCTCCAAGTTCTCAACAATCTACCAAAAACTAAAAGGTAGCAGCACCAATATTCTTGAGGTTGTTTCTTATTGCACCTCCCATTTTCATGACATTCACATCGTTTGAAAAATCACCCGTGTTTCTCAGAATATACTATATGCCATTTGGCAAGATACCTTTAaccagaattaaaaaaattaaaaataaaacttgaacTAGTTCATGCCACGTTTCACTTTTCACTCAGTAGAATATAAGAATAGGGAACACGCAATTTAAAGCTTTAACTGCCAAATATTATTGTAGTTTCTTTATAAGACAATATTAAAGTCacttgaataaaattatttatatatatttcatcgTCTAACATACTCGTCAACTTCTAATTAAACACTCTATTAATGGTTAAACATCTTTGTCTTTAGTTTATGCAACCTTTTCCCACCGACACTCAAACATCCACAACGGTTTTATCTTATCCAAATACTGGAATGACACGTGTCCCAACTGTTCCTAACGTACCCCAACGGTCACCAACTACCCTCCAAGTCTCATGCCACGtgcccttttcttctttctttatcaaaatctaaatttcatATCTTCTTCTATCTACCATAAGTTATGCATGTTCACATTATAACATCCTTGATTTTCTCATAATATACGATTAATTAGATCATTTACTCATTCATGCATGaaaatttcacaatttaattttagatgCATGTTTTAAGAGATTTACCTAATGTGAATTGCATAACTTAAGATTTGTTGGATTGATATGATTAGTTGAATACAtaaatgcattttaaattcGTATTATAATGagctatatatataaaaaaaaatcattcgcATTTTATATTTGAACAAAACATAGATACATTATTGTtctcaataatatttaatttaatccatTATTTTGCCCACCATCAAAATACAACTTTAATTTTCAACATCAATAATACTTATTATACTCCTTTCaacaatatatacatatatttctaCTTTATgagagttttttttaatatatattaattattagaaataaaaatgttgtatattaattattagaaaCATTTGGAAAATTGCGAACTCTCCACgtgtcaaatatatttttctattttatttatattgaaagcAACAATTGCGTGTTGAATGTCGGTTTAGTTGGACCCATGCTGTGTACACGTGGCGTTTTGCCGGTGAAAGTCTTTTCCACAAATTTTGCCAACAAGTTAGGGTatcataaaacaattaaaaggtCTAAAgacttaaaagaataataaaggaaaaaaataaataaattgaaaaaaaaatctgaaatcatttttttattcaaaactttGACTACTTTTTTACTGATAATACTAGTGTGACCagatgattaaaatatttcttctattaaataaaaaaattcataaaaaagaaaaatagtgtatttttgggttttctttaattatatttaccgAAGGTATGTTGTTAAGAACAATCAGCTACGAATTTCTCTCATTTCTCTCatgtgcttttatttatttggatgtTCTTGatcttataattaataatgGCCAATATATTCCcgataattatttgataattgagttttaagtattttagaatttcgattattattattacatataattaatatatcaattaataaaGAGATATCTGTTTTCTATTTACACAatcatctttaaaattttaataacagtTTTCTTTACTAAAAgaaatactattttattaactatGATAACTGGTAAAAAGGATacactctcatatattttttatttgtacatatttattatagtttatccataaaattgtgataaatattcttatttattaaaataaattataatttagttgtttttataaGTAACCATAAcattatgtatgtatgtatacttgtttaaaaaaaataaaactaagacaaataaaaaaagatacacaacataatttaaaacatttaaatacaaataagaaaaaggaaattatatatacatatttcatttttacgTTTTAcgttttaacaacattttattataattaatacaaatagAATTAAATTCTTAATAGCATATTCAGTAtgttttatcatcataaaaaacgtaatatatataattattgaaagaGACCCTCATTCCGGTAATAACTGCTttgaaaaattatgattatttctCTCAAGATTTTCACAtgtattcttttaaataatttattgaagaCCCATatattcaaacattaaatattaatatactttCATACAATATTATATCTTACTCTAAAAGTATTGCCTATGAAATCGTGTTTTGGATTTATGATTTAGACCATTCCAACCACTCCATacctttttttctatttatttatttaatgtgatgTGGGTATGTGATATGTGATGTGGGTATgtgatataattataaaagaaaaatgagtttttatatttttttaaaaataaaaaatttatgtgtcaaaagtattattatttgttttaatttaaatcatacatacatttcaactttaatttaatCAACTAGTATTTTAAAATCGCACCATTTAAAATACATaacctatataaaaaaaacactaattaaataaataaaagaaagaaaactcaCCAAAACCatgattttctttcaaaaccaaCCTTCATCTCACCTTCATGTGGGCCCCACCTTCACGTTCATGCCAGCTCTATAAATACATGTAAATGGTTCTTCCGAACATcatcaaaccaaaccaaaccacaTATCACAGATCAAACACGTTTTTTTCTCGGTCGTGTTTCTTCTTCCACTGTAAATTTCTCACTATGACTCCCAGCTTGAACAAACCCTTAGCTTCATCCATCACAAAGCATGTTAATGGCTTCAACCCTTCGCTCTTCACCCTCTCCAACTCAACCCTAAAAGTTAAGGGTCAGACCATCCTCTCCCAAGTTCCTCAGAACATAACCCTCACACCATGCACCTACGACACTCACACCACAGGTTGTTTCCTAGGTTTCCATGCTCCTACTCTCAATTCTCGCCACGTCGCACCCTTAGGCCAACTCAAAAACATCAACTTCTCCTCCATCTTCCGGTTCAAGGTTTGGTGGACCACTCTCTGGACCGGTTCCAACGGTCGCGACCTCGAATCGGAAACTCAGTTTCTCATGCTTCAGTCCGGTCCAGACCGCCCTTATGTTCTCTTTCTCCCCATCGTTGAAGGCCCATTCCGTGCGTCCCTCCAACCCGGTTCAGATGACAATGTTTCGGTAAATATTCTACCTTTAATTATATTTGCATGAGAATTATGAATCatggataatatattttaataatatttttatttatcctcaaattctcaaagaaaaagaggaagaataaattttacatacaactattttttattatttttactttttctttataatataaaagtctGCCTTCTTAACTTTTACTATATGTTATGTTATGAAATGAATATGATATGtgtcaatttattattaaaacgtGTGAATTTTTGGAAATGTTATAATATtgtgattaatttaattatttggatTTTTGAAAGGTGTGCGTTGAGAGTGGGTCGAGGCACGTGACGGGGTCGACGTACGAGAGTGTGGTGTACGTGCATGCAGGGGATAACCCGTTCACGTTGGTGAAGGAAGCCACACGTGTGGTGAGGGCGCATTTGGGCAGCTTCAACCTTCTGGAAGAGAAAACCGTTCCAGGAATCGTGGAGAAGTTCGGTTGGTGCACGTGGGACGCGTTTTACCTGACGGTGCACCCTGACGGCGTCAAGAAGGGCGTGCAGGGGCTGGTTGACGGCGGTTGTCCGCCGGGGTTTGTTCTGATTGATGACGGATGGCAGTGCATCAGCCATGACGCGGAGCCCGAGAAGGAGGGGATGAATCAGACGGTCGCCGGAGAACAGATGCCATGTAGGTTGATCAGTTACGAGGAGAACTACAAGTTCAGGGATTACAGGAACGGGGAAGGGTTGGGTGGGTTTGTGAGGGAATTGAAGGAGGCGTTTGCTACGGTTGAGTATGTTTACGTGTGGCACGCGCTCTGCGGCTACTGGGGAGGTGTCAGGCCCGGAGTGGCGGGGATGGCTGAGGCCGTGGTGGAGAAGCCGGTGCTTTCGGAGGGTTTGAAGTTGACGATGGAGGACCTCGCCGTGGATAAGATAGTGGAGAACGGAGTCGGGGTTGTGCCGCCGGAGACGGTGGCGGAAATGTACGAGGGGCTTCACGCGCATCTAGAGCGTGCGGGGATTGATGGGGTCAAAGTCGATGTCATCCATGTGAGtctttttcttcattcattTGTTCAATTTCCAACCTTAATTTTGCTCACTTTTTACCAATTTCACTTCAAATTTAGCATACGAAATCtcgtgaaaaaaaaagaaaagaatatcactATAATTTGTATGTCAGCACTATTTTTTTGGTCGGCAcgtaatttctttttaaattgaagCTTTATACGTTTTGTAAATTCAACAATTTTCTACTTAATGTTGGACCGTGTTTCTTGTCAAAGGCAAATTACCAAGACCAACTTTTGTTTAAGCTTTTGCTTCGTATTTGTTTGTTATCTATGCATGGTTTGTCACCTGTGAAGTACTGATTTTGGAAAACAGTTGCTAGAAATGATATGTGAGAAATATGGAGGGCGAGTGGATATGGCTAAAGCATACTACAAAGCACTCACAGCTTCAGTGAGAAAACATTTCAAGGGAAACGGTGTCATTGCTAGCATGGAGCATTGCAACGATTTCATGTTGCTGGGAACTGAAGCAATATCCCTTGGTCGTGTTGGTATGTGAATTGCACCTTGATACCACAGACAATAACAAAGTTATATGTATTGTTTTAGAAAGGAACCTTCTGGCATTGGTTTTGTTTAGTTCCTTTGGTCTTATGTGTGTTCATGATTTGGATTGAATCAGGGGATGATTTCTGGTGCACTGACCCTTATGGTGATCCAAATGGTACATATTGGCTTCAAGGGTGTCACATGGTGCATTGTGCGTACAACAGCTTGTGGATGGGGAACTTCATTCAACCAGATTGGGACATGTTCCAATCTACTCACCCTTGTGCTGCTTTCCATGCAGCTTCAAGGGCCATATCTGGTGGCCCCATTTACATCAGTGACACTGTTGGGAATCACAACTTTGAGCTGCTCAAGACCCTGGTCTTACCTGATGGGTCCATCCTCAGGTGTGAGTACTATGCACTCCCAACCCGGGATTGTCTTTTTTCTGACCCTCTCCATGATGGCAAAACAATGCTCAAAATATGGAATCTGAACAAGGTCAAATACCCTCCTTAAATCTCATTTTTCAATTCATCCTTTCCTTTCCAAATCCCAATCTTTTGCGTTATTTTGTGATGATATATGGTTATGGCATTGTCAAGCATTATTTATCCACAAACTATGTTATATAGGATCCCTTTTGCCTTCTTTGGATAAATTTATCCATAAATACTTGCATGGAAGTA
Coding sequences:
- the LOC106752931 gene encoding uncharacterized protein LOC106752931; protein product: MPKKSISRKGSDAGASGTIGDLTARASEGQIDPVVGQEVEVQRIFQIVCRKTKKIPFFLVKLGLEKLLLRRAWHFALQRQIVNELVWPAVGKELYSQFRGKPSIIFPPLRQSV
- the LOC106756272 gene encoding probable galactinol--sucrose galactosyltransferase 5 — its product is MTPSLNKPLASSITKHVNGFNPSLFTLSNSTLKVKGQTILSQVPQNITLTPCTYDTHTTGCFLGFHAPTLNSRHVAPLGQLKNINFSSIFRFKVWWTTLWTGSNGRDLESETQFLMLQSGPDRPYVLFLPIVEGPFRASLQPGSDDNVSVCVESGSRHVTGSTYESVVYVHAGDNPFTLVKEATRVVRAHLGSFNLLEEKTVPGIVEKFGWCTWDAFYLTVHPDGVKKGVQGLVDGGCPPGFVLIDDGWQCISHDAEPEKEGMNQTVAGEQMPCRLISYEENYKFRDYRNGEGLGGFVRELKEAFATVEYVYVWHALCGYWGGVRPGVAGMAEAVVEKPVLSEGLKLTMEDLAVDKIVENGVGVVPPETVAEMYEGLHAHLERAGIDGVKVDVIHLLEMICEKYGGRVDMAKAYYKALTASVRKHFKGNGVIASMEHCNDFMLLGTEAISLGRVGDDFWCTDPYGDPNGTYWLQGCHMVHCAYNSLWMGNFIQPDWDMFQSTHPCAAFHAASRAISGGPIYISDTVGNHNFELLKTLVLPDGSILRCEYYALPTRDCLFSDPLHDGKTMLKIWNLNKYTGVLGVFNCQGGGWFRESRSNKCAAEFSHKVSTKANPKDIEWDSGSNPISIEGVELFALYFSQAKKLILSAPSDIEEISLEPFNFELITVSPVTVLSGKNVKFAPIGLVNMLNTGGAVQSLTFDDAKNLVEVGIRGTGEMRVYASERPSTCRIDGKEVDFEYEGFMVKILVPWPSSRMSTVQFAF